A section of the Triticum dicoccoides isolate Atlit2015 ecotype Zavitan chromosome 7A, WEW_v2.0, whole genome shotgun sequence genome encodes:
- the LOC119333438 gene encoding inositol-tetrakisphosphate 1-kinase 4-like, translated as MGGMAAEQEAPAPTRSPPHTYTIGYAMQPDKLDTVIQPSLVALAAERGMRLVAVDPSRPLVDQGPFHLLIHKLYDEAWRAQLEAFSAAHPAVPVVDPPAAIGRLLDRGSMLDVVSELNATVRVGSMGAPRQVAIDDAASLTDPAVVGALQFPLIAKPLDVDGSVSSHAMSLIYRRAGLAALQPPLVLQEFVNHGGVLFKIYVIGGHATCVRRRSLPDVPTERLLDLEGDASVPFHNVSSLTTVHADTDDDVGDDAEMPPPGFVEEVGRGLRRALGLQLFNFDMIRGRKAGGQYFIIDINYFPGFNKLPGYEIALTDFFDEMIRGAAAATRDEADGTQASNVV; from the coding sequence ATGGGAGGAATGGCGGCCGAGCAGGAGGCACCGGCGCCGACACGATCTCCGCCGCACACCTACACCATCGGCTACGCGATGCAGCCGGACAAGCTGGACACCGTCATCCAGCCGTCGCTCGTCGCCCTGGCAGCGGAGCGCGGCATGCGGCTCGTCGCCGTCGACCCCTCCCGCCCCCTCGTCGACCAGGGGCCCTTCCACCTCCTCATCCACAAGCTCTAcgacgaggcgtggcgcgcgcagcTGGAGGCCTTCTCCGCGGCCCACCCCGCCGTCCCCGTCGTCGATCCTCCCGCCGCCATCGGCCGCCTGCTCGACCGCGGCTCCATGCTCGACGTCGTCTCCGAGCTCAACGCCACCGTCCGCGTGGGCTCCATGGGCGCGCCCCGCCAGGTCGCCATCGACGACGCCGCGTCGCTCACCGACCCGGCCGTCGTGGGCGCGCTCCAGTTCCCGCTCATCGCCAAGCCGCTTGACGTCGACGGCAGCGTCAGCTCCCACGCCATGTCGCTCATCTACCGCCGCGCGGGCCTCGCGGCGCTGCAGCCCCCGCTCGTCCTCCAGGAGTTCGTGAACCACGGCGGCGTGCTGTTCAAGATCTACGTGATCGGCGGGCACGCCACGTGCGTGCGGCGGCGCAGCCTGCCGGACGTGCCGACGGAGCGGCTGCTGGACCTGGAGGGCGACGCGTCGGTGCCCTTCCACAACGTGTCCAGCCTGACGACGGTGCACGCCGACACCGACGACGACGTGGGCGACGACGCCGAGATGCCGCCGCCGGGGTTCGTGGAGGAGGTCGGGCGCGGGCTGAGGCGCGCGCTGGGGCTGCAGCTGTTCAACTTCGACATGATCCGCGGGAGGAAGGCCGGGGGCCAGTACTTCATCATCGACATCAACTACTTCCCGGGGTTCAACAAGCTGCCGGGGTACGAGATCGCCCTCACGGATTTCTTCGACGAGATGATTCGTGGCGCCGCCGCTGCTACACGTGACGAGGCAGACGGTACCCAAGCCTCCAACGTTGTCTGA